The Octopus sinensis linkage group LG19, ASM634580v1, whole genome shotgun sequence genome contains a region encoding:
- the LOC115222344 gene encoding uncharacterized protein K02A2.6-like encodes MFNYPLPTPEDIFAKLDSGKIFSKLDLSDAYLQIRLDDECFKYLTINIHKGLYKYNRLSFGLKVTLVIFEQIMDAMLANCEFAIVYLDDILIKSGSRSQHVQHVKKTFKKLNEYRFTLSRDSSVWG; translated from the exons ATGTTCAACTATCCGCTACCTACTCCAGAGGACATATTTGCGAAATTAGACAGTGGCAAGATATTTTCTAAACTGGATCTCTCTGATGCATATCTACAAATTAGATTAGATGATGAATGCTTTAAATACCTAACAATTAACATACATAAAGGACTGTATAAATACAACAGGTTATCATTTGGCTTAAAAGTCACACTGGTGATCTTCGAACAAATTATGGATGCAATGTTAGCAAACTGTGAATTTGCAATTGTATATCTCGATGACATATTGATTAAGAGTGGATCAAGAAGTCAGCATGTACAACATGtgaaaaagacatttaaaaaactaAATGAATACAGATTCACACTGAGCAGAG attcttcagtttggGGGTGA